A portion of the Mesobacillus jeotgali genome contains these proteins:
- a CDS encoding LysM peptidoglycan-binding domain-containing protein, producing the protein MITYRQTRKQRIREEKRRKTLKRNRKLIGAAVAGSVAAGLLIGVGQKKTDAVGSFYTVKKGDTLYSLAKQYDTSVEMLKEVNALSSDFIITGQKLEVPVESEAGTYIVKKGDTLFSLAKKYGVTVTVLKKENKLVKDSIYVGQALFVPNHGHDTNEGFYEVNAGDTLFNIAQRFGVSLKELKTANSLKKDMVLIGQHLVIPGKTEVMEATVNGAADNFTVEFETDGKAIPLKVSYGTAGQYQELAGQRVLVTFKNGSLINIQ; encoded by the coding sequence TTGATTACCTACAGACAAACCAGAAAACAGAGAATTAGAGAAGAAAAAAGAAGAAAAACTTTGAAAAGGAATCGAAAATTGATCGGTGCAGCTGTTGCCGGATCGGTTGCTGCAGGTTTGCTGATCGGAGTCGGCCAAAAGAAAACAGATGCTGTCGGATCCTTTTATACAGTAAAAAAAGGCGATACACTTTACAGCCTGGCAAAGCAATATGATACATCGGTTGAAATGCTGAAGGAAGTGAATGCTTTATCTTCAGATTTCATCATAACCGGACAGAAACTCGAGGTACCTGTAGAGTCTGAAGCTGGGACCTATATCGTAAAAAAAGGCGATACCCTGTTCTCTCTGGCAAAAAAATACGGTGTGACCGTAACAGTTTTGAAGAAAGAGAATAAATTAGTCAAAGATTCCATTTATGTTGGACAAGCATTATTTGTGCCAAATCATGGTCATGACACAAACGAAGGTTTTTATGAAGTCAATGCCGGGGATACACTTTTCAATATCGCTCAGCGTTTTGGTGTAAGTCTTAAAGAATTAAAGACGGCCAATAGTTTAAAAAAAGATATGGTATTAATTGGCCAACACCTTGTCATCCCGGGTAAAACAGAAGTTATGGAAGCGACCGTTAATGGAGCAGCCGATAACTTTACCGTCGAGTTCGAGACGGATGGCAAGGCGATTCCATTAAAAGTATCATACGGAACAGCAGGGCAGTATCAAGAGTTAGCCGGACAGCGGGTCCTGGTTACTTTTAAAAATGGTTCATTGATTAATATTCAGTAA
- the spoIIID gene encoding sporulation transcriptional regulator SpoIIID, which yields MHDYIKERTIKIGKYIVETRKTVRVIAKEFGVSKSTVHKDLTERLPEINPDLANEVKEILDYHKSIRHLRGGEATKLKYRKEEREEEPVK from the coding sequence GTGCACGATTACATCAAAGAGAGAACAATCAAGATTGGAAAGTATATCGTGGAGACGAGAAAAACAGTTCGCGTCATTGCGAAGGAGTTTGGCGTGTCCAAAAGTACAGTCCATAAAGACTTGACAGAAAGATTGCCTGAGATTAACCCTGACCTTGCCAATGAAGTAAAAGAAATCCTGGATTACCATAAATCGATCCGCCACTTAAGAGGCGGGGAAGCCACGAAATTGAAGTACCGCAAAGAGGAAAGGGAAGAAGAACCTGTGAAGTGA